The genomic region TGATGAGCCGCTTCGGTCAGTTCTCCCATCTCTGGGTCGACATGGCCGAGCGCCTCGGCTTCGAGGTCGATTGCATCGACAGGGAATGGGGAACGGGCGTGCCGGTCGAGCTCTATGCCGAGCGGCTCGCCGCCGACAAGGCGCACAGGATCAAGGCCGTCTTCGTCACGCATAACGAAACCGCGACCGGCGTGACCTCGGATGTCGCGGCTGTTCGCGCGGCGCTCGATGCTTGCGGCCACCCGGCGCTGCTCTTCGTCGACGGTGTCTCCTCGATCGGCTCCATCGATTTCCGCCAGGACGAATGGGGTGTCGATTGCGCCGTCTCCGGCTCGCAGAAGGGTTTCATGCTGCCCGCCGGGCTCGGCTTCCTTTCGGTCAGCCAGAAGGCGCTGGAAGCGGCCAAGACCGCGCGTCACATGCGCTGCTACTTCTCCTTCGAGGACATGATCAAGACCAACGATACCGGCTACTTTCCCTACACGCCGCCGACTCAGCTCCTGCGGGGCCTACGCGCTGCGCTCGACCTGATCTTCGAGGAAGGCCTCGAAAATATCTTCGCGCGTCACCACCATCTCGCCAACGGCGTGCGGGCCGCGGTTTCCGCCTGGGGCCTCAGGCTCTGCGCGACCGAGCCGAAGTGGCATTCCGACACGGTGTCGGCGATCCAGTTGCCGGAAGGGATCGATGGCGCCGAGGTCATCCGCCACGCCTATCGAACCTACAATACCTCGCTCGGCAGCGGGCTCAGCAAGGTGGCGGGCAAGGTCTTCCGCATCGGCCATCTGGGATCGCTGAACGAGGTGATGGTGCTCGCCGCGCTCTCGGCCGCCGAACTGACGCTGCTCGATTGCGGCGTAGCGATTGAGCCCGGTTCCGGCGTCGGTGCCGCGATCAAGCAGTTCCGTTCCGCTGCCGCGACGGCAACCGCCAAGGCGGCCTGAACAGAAGAGGGGAGACATTCATGAGCCACACGATAAACCATCTCCGCCGCCTCCGCTTACAGCGCAGCGAACTCGCGGTTCCGGGCTCGAATCCGGAGATGATCGAGAAGGCGGCCAATTCGGAGGCCGACTACATTTTCCTCGATATCGAGGACGCGGTGGCGCCGCCGGACAAGGAGCGTGCCCGCGCCAACATTGTCGCCGCGCTCAATCAGATCGACTGGCACGGCCGCGGCAAGACCATCTCCGTCCGCATCAATGGCCTCGACACCCACTATATGTATCGTGACGTCGTTGATCTCATGGAGCAGGCCGGCGACCGGATCGACACGCTGCTCGTGCCAAAGGTCGGCGTGCCGGCAGATCTCTACATGGTCGAAGCCATGGTCAACCAGATTGAGATCGCCAAGGGCTACAAGACCCGCGTCGGGCTCGAGGCGCTGATCGAGACCGCGCTCGGCATGGCCAATGTCGAAGCCATCGCTTCCTTCGGCGGGCGGCTCGAGGCGCTGCATTTCGGCGTCGCCGACTATGCCGCGAGCCTCAAGGCCCGCACGGTCAAC from Sinorhizobium garamanticum harbors:
- a CDS encoding aminotransferase class V-fold PLP-dependent enzyme — protein: MPGYNHLFIPGPTNIPEQVRQAMNLPMEDMRSPRYPLLTLPLLADVKKVFKNHDGRVFIYPSSGTGAWEAAMTNVLSPGDRVLMSRFGQFSHLWVDMAERLGFEVDCIDREWGTGVPVELYAERLAADKAHRIKAVFVTHNETATGVTSDVAAVRAALDACGHPALLFVDGVSSIGSIDFRQDEWGVDCAVSGSQKGFMLPAGLGFLSVSQKALEAAKTARHMRCYFSFEDMIKTNDTGYFPYTPPTQLLRGLRAALDLIFEEGLENIFARHHHLANGVRAAVSAWGLRLCATEPKWHSDTVSAIQLPEGIDGAEVIRHAYRTYNTSLGSGLSKVAGKVFRIGHLGSLNEVMVLAALSAAELTLLDCGVAIEPGSGVGAAIKQFRSAAATATAKAA
- a CDS encoding HpcH/HpaI aldolase/citrate lyase family protein; this encodes MSHTINHLRRLRLQRSELAVPGSNPEMIEKAANSEADYIFLDIEDAVAPPDKERARANIVAALNQIDWHGRGKTISVRINGLDTHYMYRDVVDLMEQAGDRIDTLLVPKVGVPADLYMVEAMVNQIEIAKGYKTRVGLEALIETALGMANVEAIASFGGRLEALHFGVADYAASLKARTVNIGGLNPDYPGDQWHFGLSRMTVACRAYGLRAIDGPFGDFSDPEGYKAAARRAAALGIEGKWAIHPSQIALANDIFSPPEKEVDRARRIIDALKLAESQGKGAASLDGKMIDAASERMARNVLATHEAIIASR